One genomic region from Mycobacterium basiliense encodes:
- a CDS encoding WS/DGAT/MGAT family O-acyltransferase — translation MSPVDALFLSAESREHPLHVGSLQLFEPPAGAGHSFVRDTHQAMLECRDVAPLFRKRPTSFHGALTNIGWSIDDDVDLGYHVRRSALPAPGRVRELLELTSRLHANLLDRHRPLWETHVIEGLTDGRFAIYSKMHHALIDGVSGLALMRQSLPADPADTDFRTAWTPGPAREPRGQDLRGRLQRVGGMLGSVAGLAPSTLRLARSALLEQQLTLPFGTPRTMLNVPVGGARRCAAQSWDLDRIITVKDAAGVSLNDVVLAMCAGALRAYLDDNEALPDTPLVAMVPVSLRNDRDAVGGNMVGSVLCNLATHLDDPADRLAAIHTSMRANKKVLSQLPRAQALALSLLLLSPAALNALPGLAQATPPPFNVCISNVPGVREPRYFNGARLVGNYPMSLTLNGQALNITLTGTADSLDFGLVGCRRSVPHLQRVLGHLETSLKELERAVGL, via the coding sequence ATGTCACCGGTCGACGCGCTGTTCTTGTCAGCGGAATCGCGCGAGCATCCGCTGCACGTCGGCTCGTTACAGCTGTTCGAGCCGCCCGCCGGTGCCGGACACTCCTTTGTGCGCGACACCCACCAGGCGATGCTCGAGTGCCGCGACGTGGCCCCGCTGTTCCGCAAGCGCCCCACCTCTTTTCACGGCGCACTGACCAACATCGGCTGGTCCATCGATGACGACGTCGACCTCGGCTATCACGTCAGGCGCTCTGCGCTGCCGGCGCCGGGGCGGGTGCGCGAACTGCTGGAGCTGACCTCGAGGTTGCACGCCAATCTGCTCGATCGGCATCGTCCGCTATGGGAAACGCATGTGATCGAGGGCCTCACGGATGGGCGATTTGCCATCTACTCGAAGATGCATCACGCGCTGATCGACGGCGTGTCGGGGCTTGCGTTGATGCGCCAGTCGCTCCCGGCGGATCCCGCCGACACCGACTTCCGCACGGCCTGGACGCCGGGACCCGCGCGCGAGCCGCGCGGTCAAGACCTTCGCGGACGTCTGCAACGAGTTGGGGGCATGCTGGGATCCGTTGCCGGGCTGGCCCCGTCGACGCTGCGGTTGGCGCGGTCTGCGCTGCTCGAACAGCAGCTGACCTTGCCCTTCGGGACCCCGCGCACCATGCTCAACGTTCCCGTCGGGGGAGCCCGGCGCTGCGCGGCGCAGTCATGGGACCTCGATCGGATCATCACGGTCAAAGACGCTGCAGGGGTGAGTCTTAACGACGTCGTATTGGCGATGTGTGCGGGTGCGCTGCGCGCCTACCTTGATGACAACGAGGCATTGCCGGACACACCGCTGGTGGCGATGGTTCCGGTGAGTCTGCGCAACGACCGAGACGCGGTTGGCGGCAACATGGTCGGTAGCGTGCTGTGCAACTTGGCCACCCATCTCGATGATCCGGCGGACCGACTTGCCGCCATCCACACTTCGATGCGTGCCAACAAGAAGGTGCTGTCGCAACTACCTCGGGCCCAGGCGTTGGCGCTGTCCTTGCTGTTGCTGAGTCCGGCCGCGCTCAACGCCCTGCCCGGGTTGGCCCAGGCGACGCCGCCGCCGTTCAATGTGTGCATCTCCAACGTTCCCGGTGTGCGCGAGCCGCGATACTTCAACGGCGCCCGGCTAGTCGGCAACTATCCGATGTCGCTGACGCTTAATGGTCAGGCGCTCAACATCACCTTGACCGGCACTGCCGACTCGCTCGACTTTGGGCTCGTCGGCTGCCGCCGCAGCGTCCCGCACTTGCAGCGGGTGCTTGGTCACCTGGAGACGTCGCTGAAGGAACTCGAGCGCGCAGTCGGTCTATGA
- a CDS encoding flavin-containing monooxygenase: MNSSIEHVDVLIVGAGISGIGAAYYLQSMRAGTTFAIVEARADIGGTWDLFRYPGIRSDSDLHTFSYEFKPWENEKAIASAGAIMSYLRETVVENDIAKSIRFGHKVIDASWSSADARWLVQVERVATGEHVTMSCRWFFCASGYYRYDEGYTPEFPGRERFTGQIVHPQHWPQDLDYRGKRVVVIGSGATAVTLVPAMAETAGHVTMLQRSPTYILPVPSEDRIANTLPKLVGRDRAYAVTRTKNVAKQRLVWRLCQQYPRAARRLIRYLNAKQLPKGYPVDEHFRPSYNPWDQRLCAVPDADMFKAIRAGRASVVTDAIDTFTERGIRLQSGRELEADIIITATGLNLLAFGGIKLSVDGVAVNVAEKVAFKGFLLNDVPNFAYMFGYTNSSWTLKVGLVCEHFCRLLAHMDRNGHTICYPQLPAEMPTRPLLEVTSGYVQRAAGLFPHQGAEGVWRTCMDYRADRKMLRDGPVDDDHLQFATSATTSTRELALTG, encoded by the coding sequence ATGAACTCCAGCATCGAACACGTCGACGTGTTGATCGTTGGCGCCGGCATCTCAGGCATCGGCGCTGCCTACTACCTGCAGAGCATGCGGGCGGGCACGACGTTCGCGATCGTGGAGGCCCGCGCAGACATTGGCGGCACGTGGGACCTGTTCCGGTATCCGGGGATCCGCTCGGACTCCGATCTGCACACGTTCAGCTACGAGTTCAAGCCGTGGGAAAACGAGAAGGCGATCGCCAGTGCCGGCGCCATCATGTCCTACCTGCGAGAAACCGTGGTCGAGAACGACATCGCCAAGTCAATCCGATTCGGGCACAAAGTTATCGACGCTTCCTGGTCCTCTGCGGATGCCCGCTGGCTGGTGCAGGTCGAGCGGGTGGCAACCGGCGAACACGTGACCATGAGCTGCCGATGGTTCTTTTGCGCCAGCGGCTACTACCGCTACGACGAAGGCTATACGCCGGAATTCCCCGGGCGGGAGCGGTTTACCGGACAGATCGTGCATCCGCAGCATTGGCCGCAGGACCTGGACTACCGCGGCAAGCGAGTGGTGGTCATCGGCAGTGGCGCGACGGCTGTCACCTTGGTACCGGCCATGGCCGAGACCGCCGGGCACGTGACCATGCTGCAACGTTCACCGACGTACATCCTGCCGGTGCCGTCGGAGGACCGCATCGCCAACACTCTGCCCAAGCTGGTCGGCCGCGATCGAGCCTACGCCGTCACCCGGACGAAGAACGTCGCCAAACAGCGGCTGGTCTGGCGGCTCTGCCAGCAGTACCCTCGGGCTGCCCGGCGCCTGATTCGTTACCTCAACGCCAAGCAGCTACCGAAGGGCTATCCGGTCGACGAGCACTTCCGGCCCTCCTACAACCCCTGGGATCAGCGGCTGTGCGCGGTGCCCGACGCCGACATGTTCAAGGCCATCCGTGCCGGTCGAGCGTCGGTGGTCACCGACGCCATCGACACCTTCACCGAGCGGGGCATCCGGCTGCAATCCGGGCGCGAGTTGGAAGCCGACATCATCATCACCGCCACCGGTCTGAACCTGCTGGCCTTCGGCGGCATCAAGCTCTCGGTGGACGGCGTGGCGGTCAACGTTGCGGAAAAGGTGGCATTCAAGGGCTTCCTGCTCAATGACGTCCCCAACTTCGCCTACATGTTCGGCTACACCAACTCGTCATGGACGCTGAAGGTCGGGCTGGTATGCGAACACTTCTGCCGGTTGCTGGCCCATATGGACAGGAACGGTCACACCATCTGCTACCCGCAGCTGCCCGCCGAGATGCCGACCCGGCCGCTGTTGGAAGTTACTTCCGGCTATGTCCAACGAGCGGCCGGACTGTTCCCCCACCAGGGCGCCGAAGGAGTATGGCGTACCTGCATGGACTACCGCGCGGATCGAAAGATGTTGCGCGACGGCCCGGTCGACGATGACCACCTGCAATTCGCAACGTCGGCCACCACCAGCACCCGAGAGCTGGCATTGACGGGCTGA
- a CDS encoding mannan-binding lectin, whose protein sequence is MIQRLVATVSLVAAFAAATLSNAFTAHASAASFCGELAGEWDGQYCHTTAVSERNAVRDIKVAVPGELVDNPTAGPVVRDYLRTLVNNWRTANARMVADSFGEENYQVFEHAGLLSVVFHEVYHADGPKPNNAYRTFAFDLAAGRRVQLADLTTSDPLTAIPPLARPFVETALDQAPPLHDPGTYPFVIDRWTPDKVYSGAYRAWALAPGELILYMPDYPVGHDEPVNFTPGVMQWYLDGGTVQAHIPLSALSSVLRPEFVAG, encoded by the coding sequence GTGATCCAGCGCCTCGTCGCGACGGTGTCCTTGGTGGCGGCGTTTGCAGCGGCGACCCTGTCCAATGCGTTCACCGCGCATGCATCGGCCGCGTCGTTTTGTGGCGAGTTGGCCGGCGAATGGGACGGCCAGTACTGCCACACCACGGCGGTCTCCGAACGCAACGCCGTCCGCGACATCAAAGTCGCCGTACCCGGCGAGCTGGTCGACAACCCGACCGCGGGCCCAGTGGTTCGGGACTACCTACGCACCCTGGTCAACAACTGGCGGACCGCCAACGCTCGCATGGTCGCGGACAGCTTCGGTGAGGAGAACTACCAGGTTTTTGAACACGCCGGCCTACTGAGCGTGGTGTTCCACGAGGTCTACCACGCCGACGGGCCCAAGCCCAACAACGCCTACCGCACCTTCGCGTTCGACCTGGCCGCCGGCAGGCGAGTGCAGCTTGCTGATCTGACCACGTCGGATCCGCTCACCGCTATCCCACCGCTGGCACGGCCGTTCGTCGAGACTGCGCTCGATCAGGCTCCGCCACTGCATGACCCGGGAACGTACCCATTCGTCATCGATCGCTGGACTCCGGACAAGGTCTATTCCGGTGCCTACCGGGCGTGGGCGCTAGCGCCCGGGGAATTGATTCTCTACATGCCGGACTACCCGGTGGGTCATGACGAACCGGTCAACTTCACCCCGGGAGTGATGCAGTGGTACCTGGACGGCGGGACCGTTCAAGCGCACATCCCGCTTTCTGCCCTCAGTTCGGTGTTGCGTCCCGAGTTTGTGGCCGGCTAG
- a CDS encoding tetratricopeptide repeat protein: MAATTGKHLNTEADPEADGEENAEAVSDDVALTDTDTGGHAEDAETPGDPDDSNDADDPNGPESENDGELFTTKRGDSDPDRHGLRRWGRRVRRSALPVLLVASLSVSGFLGWRQWQAHQIKLAGEQAQQAAINYAQVLTSIDSNNVDENFRQVLDGATGEFKDMYTQSSVQLRQLLIDNRATAHGVVVDSAIASESMDKVVVLVFVDQTVTNLAVPDPRIDRSRIKMTMEKIDGRWRASKVQLL, translated from the coding sequence GTGGCTGCGACGACCGGAAAACACCTCAATACCGAAGCCGATCCGGAAGCCGACGGGGAGGAAAATGCCGAAGCGGTAAGCGATGATGTCGCGTTGACCGACACCGACACTGGCGGACATGCCGAGGACGCCGAAACGCCGGGCGACCCCGATGATTCCAATGACGCCGATGATCCCAATGGCCCGGAGTCGGAGAACGACGGCGAGCTCTTCACCACCAAGCGCGGCGACAGCGACCCGGACAGGCATGGCCTGCGGCGGTGGGGGCGGCGTGTGCGCCGAAGCGCGCTTCCGGTGTTACTCGTTGCTTCACTGTCGGTTTCCGGGTTCCTGGGCTGGCGGCAGTGGCAAGCCCACCAAATCAAACTCGCCGGCGAGCAAGCTCAACAAGCGGCCATCAACTACGCGCAGGTGCTCACCAGCATCGATTCCAACAATGTCGACGAAAACTTCCGGCAGGTGCTCGACGGTGCGACGGGCGAGTTCAAGGACATGTACACGCAGTCCAGCGTGCAGCTGCGGCAGCTGCTGATCGACAACAGGGCGACCGCACACGGAGTGGTGGTGGACTCGGCCATCGCCTCGGAATCGATGGACAAGGTTGTCGTGCTGGTCTTTGTCGACCAGACGGTGACCAACCTGGCGGTGCCAGATCCGCGGATCGACCGCAGCAGGATCAAGATGACGATGGAGAAGATCGATGGCCGCTGGCGGGCAAGCAAAGTCCAGCTGCTCTGA
- a CDS encoding MlaD family protein → MITTAANAVVAFVRAAHRRRTWLSVAGLVATLVVATAYLLVGTLRASPFDSTYRVTVKLPESGGLLPNQDVTLRGVRVGRVQSLQITDSGVNAVATVTSRVKIPASSGVHVSALSPAGEQYLNFEAQSDAGPYLHDGSVIELGRSTVPLSLAQLLGDADGMLAQVDPGKIELIKQELSLSSEGPRKLAALVDGGSLLLSTLDSVLPETTSMLRTSRVVLTMAADKNAGLAAATVDLNRTLAGLAGMQGGYRRLTEQTPHTLSAVDSMFADNSETMVALLGSMVTAAQLLYLRVPALDALFPNYRGSALDALASIIHDHGAWGTADLYPRYACDYGTPAHVPSSADYPEPFMYTYCRDTDPAVLIRGAKNAPRPGGDDTAGPPPGADLGRRTDPTPKGRYTIPTPYGGPVLPIEPPH, encoded by the coding sequence ATGATCACGACCGCCGCCAATGCCGTCGTCGCGTTCGTACGGGCCGCTCATCGTCGGCGGACCTGGCTGTCGGTGGCGGGACTGGTGGCGACCTTGGTCGTGGCAACCGCCTACCTGCTGGTCGGAACCCTACGTGCGAGCCCCTTCGACTCCACCTACCGTGTCACGGTAAAGCTGCCGGAATCCGGTGGCCTGCTACCGAATCAGGACGTTACGCTGCGCGGCGTGCGCGTCGGCCGCGTGCAGTCACTGCAGATCACCGACAGCGGCGTTAACGCCGTCGCCACCGTCACGTCGCGGGTAAAAATCCCGGCTTCCAGCGGCGTTCACGTGTCAGCGCTGTCGCCGGCCGGCGAGCAATACCTCAACTTCGAAGCGCAATCCGATGCGGGACCATATTTGCACGACGGCAGCGTCATCGAGTTGGGGCGGTCCACCGTCCCGCTCAGTTTGGCCCAGTTGCTCGGTGATGCCGACGGGATGCTGGCGCAGGTCGATCCCGGCAAAATCGAGCTGATCAAGCAGGAATTGAGCCTGAGCAGCGAGGGACCGCGAAAGCTGGCCGCTCTTGTCGACGGGGGGTCCTTGCTGCTCTCCACCCTCGATTCGGTGCTGCCCGAAACCACCAGCATGCTCAGGACCAGTCGTGTGGTACTGACCATGGCCGCAGATAAGAACGCCGGATTGGCTGCGGCCACAGTCGATCTCAACCGGACCCTGGCCGGCCTGGCTGGGATGCAGGGCGGCTATCGGCGCCTGACCGAGCAGACACCGCACACCCTGTCGGCGGTCGACAGCATGTTCGCGGACAACTCCGAGACCATGGTCGCGCTGCTGGGCAGCATGGTCACCGCCGCGCAGCTGCTATACCTGCGGGTGCCCGCACTCGACGCGCTATTCCCCAACTATCGTGGATCGGCGCTGGATGCACTCGCCAGCATCATTCATGACCACGGCGCATGGGGGACGGCCGATCTCTATCCCCGCTACGCATGCGACTACGGCACACCGGCGCACGTGCCTTCATCGGCTGACTACCCCGAGCCCTTTATGTACACCTACTGCCGCGATACCGACCCGGCGGTGCTGATCCGGGGAGCCAAGAATGCGCCACGGCCCGGTGGAGACGACACCGCCGGCCCGCCACCCGGTGCCGACTTAGGCAGACGGACCGATCCAACACCGAAGGGACGCTACACAATTCCAACTCCCTATGGCGGACCCGTGCTGCCGATCGAACCACCTCATTGA
- a CDS encoding MlaD family protein, giving the protein MITSKIAALAIATTTVVFTAGCATNGLGSLPLPAPGLGSGGYELTAVFGNALNLPMKAKVKLAGADIGQVTSMVARDYTAVTTLRIANGVRLPRGTTAELRTATPLGDVFVALQPPTPADVNAPLLRGGDTIDLGSTAAAATVEAVLSSAAILVNGGAVRNFTNIINGFGRATGDQGQALGDLIRKANQLLGTLSSRSEQISTALAELARLAEEIDAKDRTIAELMAVAGPATKALAANTTELADLVRQVGDTSHLLARFPSIGGTDPSGRSIIGDLNTIARAANDVAVSPETSWLTLNRMIPALIKSTSGEAISVRVSVDRLVLGSIPDIGYGGDIGRQGPRRYNWAQFIGSLKYTLWRLQERVVGRGPNSPQLPVVPDPNVPAGVEFAPPPTGRSPGPQPTGPQR; this is encoded by the coding sequence ATGATCACAAGCAAGATCGCCGCCCTCGCGATAGCGACGACCACCGTGGTCTTCACCGCGGGATGCGCCACCAACGGCCTTGGCAGCCTGCCACTTCCGGCTCCCGGACTGGGCTCCGGCGGCTATGAGCTGACCGCGGTATTCGGCAACGCGCTGAACCTGCCGATGAAGGCCAAGGTCAAACTTGCCGGCGCCGACATCGGCCAGGTCACCTCGATGGTTGCGCGCGACTACACGGCTGTCACTACATTGCGCATCGCCAACGGTGTTCGACTGCCGCGGGGCACCACCGCCGAGTTGCGTACGGCGACACCGCTGGGCGATGTGTTCGTGGCATTGCAGCCACCAACCCCCGCCGATGTTAACGCGCCGTTGTTGCGGGGCGGCGACACCATCGATTTGGGTTCGACGGCGGCGGCCGCGACCGTCGAGGCGGTGCTGAGCTCGGCGGCGATCCTGGTCAATGGTGGCGCGGTACGCAACTTCACCAACATCATCAATGGCTTCGGCCGGGCTACGGGCGACCAGGGCCAGGCGCTCGGGGACCTGATACGTAAGGCAAATCAGCTGCTTGGCACCCTCAGTTCACGATCTGAGCAGATTTCCACAGCGTTGGCCGAATTGGCGCGCTTGGCAGAAGAAATCGACGCAAAGGACCGCACCATCGCCGAATTGATGGCCGTGGCAGGTCCGGCCACCAAAGCCCTGGCCGCGAACACGACCGAACTTGCCGACCTGGTCCGGCAAGTGGGGGATACCTCCCATCTGTTGGCCAGGTTTCCCTCAATAGGGGGAACCGACCCCAGCGGCCGAAGCATAATAGGCGACTTGAATACGATCGCCCGCGCCGCGAACGATGTCGCAGTAAGCCCGGAGACAAGCTGGCTCACCCTGAATCGGATGATTCCTGCACTGATCAAATCCACGTCAGGCGAAGCAATTTCGGTGCGAGTCAGCGTCGACCGGTTGGTGCTCGGATCAATACCCGACATCGGGTACGGCGGTGACATCGGGCGACAGGGGCCACGCCGCTATAACTGGGCGCAGTTCATTGGTTCGTTGAAGTACACCTTGTGGCGTCTGCAGGAAAGGGTGGTCGGACGCGGACCGAACTCGCCGCAGCTGCCCGTGGTACCCGACCCGAACGTACCGGCGGGTGTTGAGTTCGCCCCGCCGCCCACCGGTCGATCACCCGGCCCGCAGCCGACAGGACCGCAGCGATGA
- a CDS encoding MCE family protein, which yields MNGRRVKSSAIVAMVAAVIAAIGAGWWYLAAKSEPITLTAQFDSAAGLYEGNVVAVLGMPVGKVTKIVPKGGYVEVVFTVDRRVKIPAAAQAVTVSTSILTDRQIELTPPYRGGPMLADHDTIGLTRTKTPVEFGRVLGVLDKLTKSLQGDGHGGGPIADVLNGGADVVDGNGAKIKRALDALSRALKLSSDGGAQTREQITTIIKNLSALFEAAAANDTQLRDFASTIHQVSRILADEDIGSGDTGKRLNQLIQRAGDVLEANRDTIRRALLNGNTLSTTVADQQRDIAETVDLAPMVTDNVYNAIDRANGSIRARFLADRLIFDGQLTKEVCNLMGLRQLGCSTGTLQDFGPDFGLTYVLDGMAAMGQR from the coding sequence ATGAACGGGCGCCGGGTCAAGTCTTCGGCAATCGTGGCCATGGTGGCGGCGGTCATTGCCGCGATCGGCGCCGGGTGGTGGTACCTGGCGGCCAAGAGCGAACCGATCACGCTGACAGCACAATTCGACAGCGCGGCCGGCTTGTACGAAGGAAACGTGGTGGCGGTGTTGGGAATGCCCGTCGGCAAGGTCACCAAGATCGTCCCCAAGGGCGGCTACGTCGAAGTCGTCTTCACCGTCGACAGAAGAGTCAAGATCCCCGCAGCCGCCCAAGCCGTCACGGTGTCGACGTCTATTCTCACCGACCGGCAGATCGAGCTGACCCCGCCCTACCGCGGCGGCCCGATGCTGGCCGACCACGACACCATCGGCCTGACCCGGACCAAGACACCCGTCGAATTCGGCCGGGTGCTGGGTGTGCTCGACAAGCTGACCAAGTCGCTTCAGGGCGACGGCCACGGTGGTGGACCCATTGCCGATGTGCTCAATGGTGGCGCCGATGTCGTCGACGGGAATGGGGCAAAGATCAAGAGGGCACTCGATGCTCTGTCCAGGGCGCTGAAATTGAGCAGCGACGGTGGCGCCCAGACCCGCGAGCAGATCACGACGATCATCAAGAATCTCAGCGCGCTCTTCGAAGCCGCCGCCGCCAACGACACGCAGCTTCGCGATTTTGCGTCAACGATCCATCAGGTCAGCCGGATTCTGGCGGACGAGGACATCGGGAGCGGCGATACCGGGAAGAGACTCAACCAACTCATCCAGCGGGCAGGCGACGTTCTCGAGGCCAACCGTGACACCATCAGACGCGCGCTACTCAACGGCAATACCCTGTCGACAACGGTCGCCGATCAGCAACGCGATATCGCCGAGACGGTTGATCTGGCTCCAATGGTCACCGACAATGTTTACAACGCCATCGATCGGGCCAACGGCTCGATCCGTGCGCGGTTCCTCGCCGATCGCTTGATATTCGACGGCCAGCTCACCAAGGAAGTATGCAACTTGATGGGTTTGCGGCAACTGGGATGCAGCACCGGAACCCTGCAGGACTTTGGACCTGATTTCGGGCTGACCTATGTGCTAGACGGCATGGCGGCGATGGGACAGCGATGA
- a CDS encoding MlaD family protein: MADSRASRRCRKRPLERYNTTWLGFTAVAVIAVLIGVMLLIRTLGVGYRHYTAEFLQAAALRAGNPIVIAGIPVGAVTSMKLVGDHVEAGLKVRNDVVLGKDSKAVIKVATVLGSRYLALEPDGPASLSDNTFDLAHTEVPYDLQTALRDATTTFEQVDSDRFAQSLGILGKQLERLPAEVPQAVANIDTLSSIIAARRDQLGQLLASTEQVTNTLRNQQANVGNLINQGQDLLREFVARRATFHAMMHSLNGLVNTLSKLVINDRAGLDALLRDMRDFTDLLAQHDDLLRNTLQVTPIVLRGVANATGTGNALDFNPANSLLVDSWMCAISGRAQQFGMIPYFKDCK; this comes from the coding sequence ATGGCTGACTCGAGGGCGTCGCGGCGTTGCAGAAAGCGTCCGCTGGAGCGTTATAACACGACGTGGCTTGGGTTTACCGCGGTCGCGGTTATTGCGGTACTGATCGGAGTCATGCTGTTAATCCGTACCCTCGGCGTGGGGTACCGGCACTACACGGCAGAGTTCCTTCAGGCCGCCGCGCTGCGAGCGGGAAACCCGATCGTGATCGCCGGCATACCGGTTGGTGCGGTCACCAGCATGAAGCTGGTCGGTGATCACGTCGAGGCGGGACTGAAGGTTCGCAACGACGTCGTGCTGGGCAAGGATTCCAAAGCGGTCATCAAGGTTGCCACCGTCCTGGGTTCGCGTTATCTCGCACTCGAGCCCGACGGCCCGGCTTCCCTTTCGGATAACACGTTCGATTTGGCGCACACCGAGGTTCCCTACGATCTGCAAACCGCGCTTCGGGACGCGACAACGACTTTCGAACAGGTCGACTCGGACAGATTTGCACAATCGCTGGGAATCCTTGGCAAGCAACTGGAGCGGTTGCCCGCGGAGGTGCCGCAAGCCGTCGCGAACATCGACACCCTGTCATCGATCATCGCCGCGCGGCGTGACCAATTGGGACAACTGCTGGCAAGCACCGAACAGGTCACCAACACGTTGCGCAATCAGCAAGCCAACGTCGGCAACTTGATCAATCAGGGGCAAGACCTACTGCGCGAATTCGTCGCGCGCCGGGCGACGTTCCACGCGATGATGCACTCGCTGAACGGTTTGGTCAACACCCTGAGCAAGCTCGTCATCAACGACCGTGCCGGCCTGGATGCCCTGCTCAGAGACATGCGCGATTTCACTGACCTGCTAGCTCAACACGACGATCTGCTGCGCAACACGCTGCAAGTCACTCCGATCGTGTTGCGGGGCGTTGCCAACGCCACGGGCACGGGCAACGCGCTCGATTTCAACCCTGCTAATAGCCTGCTCGTCGACTCCTGGATGTGCGCAATCAGCGGTCGCGCCCAACAGTTCGGGATGATCCCGTACTTCAAGGACTGTAAATGA
- a CDS encoding MlaD family protein, producing the protein MKFRGPLIGLSLFMTVAMTLSWLVYVSLRRDVAGKAVPYSAVFTDVYGLRVADDVRIAGVRVGRVEKIDLERKFAKVTFVVQQDQRLFGNTVASVTYQNIVGQRYLGLSLGKAGSVEPLPPGSVIPLQRTEPSFDVGALLNGYEPLFSLFDPRAADNLTKGIIASLQGDTSSVATLISQTSTLTEAFAGRDEALADVITSLAQVIHNLAVQNDNLDNVISQTHQVVSALDRRRPELVSSVGSLARVMGRLSVAADDVYPSLSELISRQPGVTRHILDVEPQVAFFGDNIPLLLKGLARVTGQGAYGKAYVCDVNQFGFFPGLNDVVPIIVNAATPGNKAWHTPRCRNMADG; encoded by the coding sequence ATGAAGTTTCGCGGCCCGCTCATCGGTCTCTCCCTGTTCATGACCGTCGCCATGACCCTGAGCTGGTTGGTGTACGTAAGCCTGCGACGCGATGTGGCCGGCAAGGCGGTGCCGTATTCCGCGGTATTCACCGATGTGTACGGTCTTCGAGTCGCCGACGACGTTCGGATCGCCGGAGTTCGCGTTGGCCGCGTCGAAAAGATAGATCTCGAACGGAAATTCGCGAAAGTCACCTTCGTCGTGCAGCAAGACCAGCGGCTGTTCGGGAACACCGTCGCCTCGGTGACGTATCAAAATATCGTTGGACAGCGTTACCTCGGGCTGTCGTTGGGCAAGGCCGGCAGTGTCGAACCGCTGCCGCCGGGTAGTGTCATTCCGCTGCAACGCACCGAACCGTCGTTCGATGTCGGAGCCCTGCTCAACGGCTACGAACCGCTGTTTAGTCTGTTCGACCCGCGCGCCGCCGACAACCTCACCAAGGGCATCATCGCGTCGCTACAGGGCGACACCTCGTCGGTGGCCACCCTGATTAGCCAGACATCCACGCTCACTGAGGCATTCGCCGGCAGGGATGAGGCGCTCGCCGATGTGATCACCAGTCTCGCCCAGGTTATTCACAACCTTGCCGTACAGAACGACAACCTCGACAACGTCATCTCGCAAACGCACCAGGTGGTGTCCGCGCTGGACCGTCGACGCCCCGAGCTGGTCTCCTCGGTGGGGTCCCTCGCACGGGTGATGGGCCGGTTGTCGGTGGCCGCAGACGACGTGTACCCCTCGCTGAGCGAGTTGATATCTCGGCAGCCCGGAGTCACCAGGCACATCCTCGATGTCGAACCTCAGGTGGCGTTCTTTGGTGACAACATTCCGCTGCTGTTGAAGGGCTTGGCTCGGGTCACCGGCCAGGGCGCCTACGGCAAGGCCTACGTGTGCGATGTGAATCAGTTCGGATTCTTCCCGGGTCTCAACGATGTCGTACCGATCATCGTCAATGCCGCCACGCCCGGAAACAAGGCGTGGCACACCCCCCGATGCAGGAACATGGCTGATGGCTGA